In Pseudorasbora parva isolate DD20220531a chromosome 9, ASM2467924v1, whole genome shotgun sequence, the following proteins share a genomic window:
- the agtr1a gene encoding type-1 angiotensin II receptor translates to MDNITAGHNVGLNLTCNLTGNHKFIFTFIPIVYSCNFIIGIVGNSLVVAVIYFCLKLKTVANIFVLNLAVSDLTFLLTLPIWAIYTAKGYRWVFGSFLCKAIAGMILLNLYTSIFLLTALSIDRYLAIVHPVQSRQCRTVVYARVTCILVWVVAFLLSLPTALVRQTHLIQHNNVTVCGILDKKELRNVLAALSLIKSVFGFLLPITIILTCYCLIGRALLKARDIQRNSRSNGDEVLSMLAAAVLSFFLCWAPHQIFNFMDMLLLLNVITNCNVIEIIDTGMPFTICIAFFNSCMNPILYSFVGKNFRRNLLKLLRCSSTSVASHPTLSTKMSSLSYRASESFHLSVIKTSSLPQAK, encoded by the coding sequence ATGGACAACATTACTGCCGGCCATAATGTGGGACTCAATCTCACGTGTAACTTGACCGGGAACCACAAATTCATCTTCACGTTCATCCCCATAGTCTACAGCTGCAACTTTATTATCGGAATTGTAGGCAACAGCCTGGTAGTCGCTGTCATCTACTTCTGTCTGAAGCTGAAGACTGTTGCCAACATATTTGTTTTGAACTTAGCCGTGTCAGACTTGACTTTCCTCCTGACCCTACCCATTTGGGCCATATACACCGCAAAAGGCTACCGCTGGGTTTTTGGAAGCTTCCTATGTAAAGCCATTGCAGGTATGATTCTCCTTAATCTATATACTAGCATTTTTCTCCTCACTGCTCTCAGCATTGACCGGTATCTGGCGATCGTTCATCCCGTCCAGTCCCGGCAGTGCCGTACAGTGGTCTACGCCCGTGTGACGTGCATCTTAGTTTGGGTAGTTGCTTTTCTTCTAAGCCTGCCCACAGCCCTTGTCCGTCAAACCCACTTAATCCAGCATAACAATGTCACTGTATGTGGCATCCTAGACAAAAAAGAACTTCGCAATGTGCTGGCAGCTCTCAGTCTGATAAAGAGTGTTTTTGGGTTCCTTCTGCCTATCACCATCATCCTGACGTGCTACTGCCTGATCGGTCGGGCTCTGCTCAAAGCACGGGACATTCAGAGGAATTCGAGATCAAACGGGGACGAGGTCTTGAGCATGCTGGCCGCCGCTGTGCTGTCGTTTTTCCTTTGCTGGGCACCGCATCAGATCTTCAACTTCATGGACATGCTTCTGCTGCTGAACGTGATCACCAACTGCAACGTCATCGAGATCATTGACACCGGAATGCCGTTCACCATTTGCATTGCCTTTTTCAACAGCTGTATGAACCCGATCCTGTACAGTTTTGTTGGGAAGAACTTTCGCAGGAACTTGCTGAAGCTGTTGAGGTGTTCCTCGACTTCTGTGGCTTCTCACCCCACCCTCAGTACCAAGATGAGCTCTCTCTCGTATCGAGCCTCAGAGTCTTTCCACCTCTCCGTCATTAAAACTTCCTCGCTACCTCAAGCCAAGTGA